From the genome of Phycisphaerales bacterium:
GCATCGCCATCGACGCGGTGCTCCAGAACGAGGACCCGCCGCTGCCGCAGTTCCCGAGCCTTGGCTGCAACATCAAGTGGAAGGCGGGGAACGAGCCGGAGTATTACCTCAACCCTTGAGTGTCACGGCCGTGCTCCGACGGTCGTGTTTGACGTCACGCCCGCCCATACGCCGACACCACCGCCCCGCGCGTCGTCTGGTTCATCGGCGAAGCCAGGAAGCAGATCGTCCTCGCCACCTCGTGCACCTTGGGCCACGTGGAGTAATCCGCCTTGGGCATCGCCGCGCGGTTCGCGGGCGTGTCCATGATCGACGGTGCCACCGCGTTCACCCAGATGCCCTCGGGCGCGACCTCCGCCGCGAGCGATTCGGTGAGTGCACACACCGCCGCCTTCGCCGACGTGTACGCCGTCATGTTCGCCCCCAGCGCCGGCACCAGGCCCGGACGCGACGCGGTGTTCACGATCCGCCCGCCCGCGCCGCCCTGCCCGCGCATCGCCCGCACCGCCTCGCGGCTGCACAGGAACGCCGTAAGGACGTTCATTTCCCACTGCGCCCGGAAGTCCTGCCCTGTCACCGTGTCAATCGGCGCGTACGCGAACCCGCCCGCTACGTGCACCGACGCCCACAGCCGCGGCCCCCCGCCCGTGTCCCCGAACTGCCGGTAGAAGTCCACCGTGCTCTGCTCGTCGGTGAGGTTCACCCCCGCGACGATCCGAACGCGGTCAGAGCTCTTGTACGGGAACTTCGCCAGCTCGCTCTCTGAGAAGCACGGGATGTGGCACGTGGCCCCCTGGTCCACGAGCTGCTCGACCACCGCGGTGCCAAGCGCGCCCGTGCCGCCGGTGACGACGACGTGGAGCGAGTTGAAGTCCAGGGCCATGGCGTGTGTTCCCGCAGGCTGAACCGCGCCGGCTACCACCGCTCCTCATCAACAACGCCGTCGACGATCAGCATGGTGTCCAGCATCGAGACCAGCTCGTGCACAATGTAGCGGGTCTGCTTGCCGGCGCGGTCGAGGACGACGCGCCGGGTCGCGCGATCGCCCACGGGGCGGATCAGGTCGAGGCTGCCGGGCACCCCATGGTCCCACAGGATGCGGCGGAACTCCGTCGAGGCCCTCGCCTCGTCGAACGTCCGCACACCCAGCAGCCGCAGCAGCGCCGGGTTCGCATCCATCAGCTCGCCGTAGATCGTCGCCCGGTAGATGCCCACGTTCAGCCTGTCGAACAGGTTGCGGTACCGCGCCTCCAGGTCCGCCGCCTTCCGCAGCGCCGCACGGTGCGATAGCGCCCCCCGCACGGCCAGCGGCAGGCGGGCCGCGTGCCGCGCGCCCTTCAGCACGTAGTCGTCCAGCCCCAGCTTCATCCCCTCGACCGCCACCTCCTGCGAGCCCGAATCCGTGAACATAACGATCACGGCGTCCGGCCGCAGCTCGCGGGCGGTGGCGAGCACCTTGAGCCCGTCCGACCAGCGGAGCTGAAAGTCAGTGATCATCA
Proteins encoded in this window:
- a CDS encoding SDR family NAD(P)-dependent oxidoreductase, with amino-acid sequence MALDFNSLHVVVTGGTGALGTAVVEQLVDQGATCHIPCFSESELAKFPYKSSDRVRIVAGVNLTDEQSTVDFYRQFGDTGGGPRLWASVHVAGGFAYAPIDTVTGQDFRAQWEMNVLTAFLCSREAVRAMRGQGGAGGRIVNTASRPGLVPALGANMTAYTSAKAAVCALTESLAAEVAPEGIWVNAVAPSIMDTPANRAAMPKADYSTWPKVHEVARTICFLASPMNQTTRGAVVSAYGRA
- a CDS encoding response regulator codes for the protein MATQPQQPLCIVLVDDSADDRALALRELAGEFPEARFIECGDPESLKDEFSRRRFHVMITDFQLRWSDGLKVLATARELRPDAVIVMFTDSGSQEVAVEGMKLGLDDYVLKGARHAARLPLAVRGALSHRAALRKAADLEARYRNLFDRLNVGIYRATIYGELMDANPALLRLLGVRTFDEARASTEFRRILWDHGVPGSLDLIRPVGDRATRRVVLDRAGKQTRYIVHELVSMLDTMLIVDGVVDEERW